The following proteins are co-located in the Triticum aestivum cultivar Chinese Spring chromosome 1A, IWGSC CS RefSeq v2.1, whole genome shotgun sequence genome:
- the LOC123070780 gene encoding uncharacterized protein, with amino-acid sequence MAVRWPSTAVAACAIGASLLVLCTLMASSASAQAPPPQVRTVPKGSNLVVIKPGGGKRNSKFTCTDTKKKRPGCEATCPSRCPKECLVLCPSCMTFCLCDFYAGASCGDPRFTGGDGNNFYFHGKKNQDFCILSDDDLHINAHFIGNHNPATSRDFTWIQAVGVMFAHHRLHLGAVRSTRWDSDVDHLDIAFDDERVDLAPADGARWSSTSVPGLSITRTAQANNVVVELKGVFRIVANAVPITAEESKVHSYGVTADDCLAHLDLGFKFQALSDDVHGVLGQTYRSDYVNKLNVTSKMPVMSGTADYVSSALFASDCAVTRFGRPAAATARTAGGIAMVTDAKYV; translated from the exons ATGGCGGTGCGGTGGCCGTCGACCGCCGTGGCCGCGTGCGCGATCGGCGCGAGCCTCCTAGTCCTGTGCACGCTCATGGCGTCGTCGGCGTCGGCCCAGGCGCCGCCGCCACAGGTGCGTACGGTGCCCAAGGGCAGCAACCTGGTGGTGATCAAGCCGGGGGGCGGGAAGCGCAACAGCAAGTTCACCTGCACCGACACCAAGAAGAAGCGGCCCGGGTGCGAGGCCACCTGCCCCAGCCGCTGCCCCAAAGAGTGCCTCGTCCTCTGCCCATCCTGCATGACCTTCTGCC TGTGTGACTTCTACGCGGGGGCGTCGTGCGGCGACCCGCGCTTCACCGGCGGCGACGGCAACAACTTCTACTTCCACGGCAAGAAGAACCAGGACTTCTGCATCCTCTCCGACGACGACCTCCACATCAACGCGCACTTCATCGGCAACCACAACCCCGCGACGAGCCGCGACTTCACCTGGATCCAGGCCGTGGGTGTCATGTtcgcccaccaccgcctccacctcggCGCCGTGCGTTCCACCCGGTGGGACTCCGACGTCGACCACCTTGACATCGCCTTCGACGACGAGCGCGTCGATCTGGCTCCCGCCGACGGCGCGCGCTGGTCGTCCACCTCCGTGCCAGGCCTCTCCATCACCCGCACGGCGCAGGCCAACAACGTCGTCGTCGAGCTCAAAGGGGTGTTCCGGATCGTGGCCAATGCCGTGCCCATCACCGCCGAGGAGTCAAAGGTGCACAGCTATGGCGTCACCGCCGACGACTGCCTCGCGCACCTCGACCTCGGGTTCAAGTTCCAGGCCCTCTCCGACGACGTCCACGGCGTGCTCGGCCAGACCTACCGCTCCGACTACGTCAACAAGCTCAACGTCACCTCGAAGATGCCCGTCATGAGCGGCACCGCCGACTACGTCTCCTCGGCCCTGTTCGCCTCGGACTGCGCCGTCACGAGGTTCGGCCGCCCCGCCGCGGCAACAGCACGCACCGCCGGCGGCATCGCCATGGTCACGGACGCCAAGTACGTGTAG